The Rickettsia endosymbiont of Cantharis rufa genome segment GATAAAATAAATTATTTTCTGCTTCGGCAAAATATTTTACAATATTATTTTTTTTCTAAAATATATCTATATTCTTTATTAGCGGGGATTTGATGATCGTAGTTGTTATAATGAATTTTCAACCTCTCTTTGTATATTAATTCATTTAAACTTTCAGGCAGGAAGTATGCTACCCCCCTCAACGTAACCGTGATTACCTATAATTCTTTTAACCCGGTATTTTCCGGATAATTTTAAAAAGATTTCTTGGATTGAATTAGGTTTTTTGGCATTGATGTCATCCCCGTGTGGCACTGTTGTGTGGTTTCCAGTTGTGCTTGTAGCGGAATCCAGTTTAAAATACTAAATTTTAGTATTTTAAGTTGTTTTTCCTGGATACCGTGGTCAAGCCACGGTATGACACCGAGTGCTTTTTTATATTCACGCAACAACACCAGATTGACCACGGTACTTTATTCAGTTCTGTAATATTTTCATCAGTAAGTTAATCTCTTCACGAAGTTCTATATCGCTCTCCAGTAATTCTTCTATTTTCTTAATAGCATGCATAACTGTTGTGTGATCTTTCTTACCGAATTTTTTGCCGATATCAGCTAAACTTTTCGGTGTCAATGCTTTGCTAAGATACATGGCTATTTGACGTGGCCTTGCAACTTCTCGTGACCTCCGAGTAGAAGACATATCGGATAATTTAATATTGTAACGATTTGCTACTTTTTTCTGAATATCTTCGACGATAATTATTCTTTCATTAGAACGCAGTAAATCCCGCAAGATATTTTGTGTATTTTCTAGTGTTATTTCTTTTAGAGTAAAATTAGAATGAGCAATTACTTTATTCAAAGCTCCTTCAAGTTCTCTAACGTTTGAAACGATTTTAGATGCTAAAAAATCAATTACGTCTTTTGGTATCTTAACATTCATTTGTTCAATTTTAGATTCTAGAATACCGAGTCGTAGTTCATAAGTAGTACTATGAACGTCGGCAACTAAGCCCCATCCAAGACGAGATTTAATTCGGTCCTCAATATTATCTAAATCTGAAGGAGATCTATCGCAAGAAATAACCATTTGACGGTTATTATCAATCAGCGTATTAAAGGTATGAAAAAATTCCTCCTGCGTACTATCTTTACCGCAAATAAACTGAATATCATCGATCATTAATACATCAACCGAGCGGAATTTTTCTTTAAATGACATCACATCTTTATTACGTAATGCTTTAACGAATTGATACATAAACTTCTCAGCCGACATATATATTACTTTACGACTCGGATTATTTTGTTTGATATACCAACCGATTGCGTGCATTAAATGTGTTTTCCCAAGTCCTACACCGCCATATAGAAAAAGCGGATTAGATTCAGAAACGGCACCGGATGATTCTGCAACTGCTCTTGCAGCAGCATAAGCCAGCTCATTAGGGGCTCCAACCACAAAATTATCGAAAGTAAAACGCACGTCAAGAGTTGAAAAGATATTTTCCGAGTTAAGCTCGCTGCTGCCGATATCGGCAAAAGTCTTAGTAGGTAGCTCTATAATCGTTTGAGCTGTTCCAGGTAACTCTTTAGTAATTATTTCAACCGATTTAATGGTATTGTTATAATGTTGAAATAGTTGCAATATGACCACGGAGTATTTTGATTTTATCCAATCTCTAACAAAATTAGTAGGTGCACAAAGAATAACGGTATTTAAGGAAGAT includes the following:
- the dnaA gene encoding chromosomal replication initiator protein DnaA, coding for MNTNQIILTDQGDNYVNVWGHVAQDLYNHYGETLYNSWFSKVNFIESSLNTVILCAPTNFVRDWIKSKYSVVILQLFQHYNNTIKSVEIITKELPGTAQTIIELPTKTFADIGSSELNSENIFSTLDVRFTFDNFVVGAPNELAYAAARAVAESSGAVSESNPLFLYGGVGLGKTHLMHAIGWYIKQNNPSRKVIYMSAEKFMYQFVKALRNKDVMSFKEKFRSVDVLMIDDIQFICGKDSTQEEFFHTFNTLIDNNRQMVISCDRSPSDLDNIEDRIKSRLGWGLVADVHSTTYELRLGILESKIEQMNVKIPKDVIDFLASKIVSNVRELEGALNKVIAHSNFTLKEITLENTQNILRDLLRSNERIIIVEDIQKKVANRYNIKLSDMSSTRRSREVARPRQIAMYLSKALTPKSLADIGKKFGKKDHTTVMHAIKKIEELLESDIELREEINLLMKILQN